The region CCGCATCAATCGCTGCTTGTGCAATGCCTTTAGTGGTTTCGGCAGCAATGAGTTCGAAATGCGGTGTTGCGCCGCGAATTAGCACACCGATTGCAATCACCGCATCATATTGCTTGGCGAGTGCGACCTTCCTTACCACCATCGGCAGTTCAAAAGATCCTGGGCAGCGATACAGTGAAATGTGGTTAGGGTCTCCTCCGTGTCGCACAATGCAATCCACTGCGCCTTCCACTAAGCGCGAGCCAATAAAGTCATTCCAGCGCGACGCAACAATTGCAAATCGAAGCCCTTGCGCAGAAAGGTGCCCTTCAATCGTGTTCA is a window of Chloroherpetonaceae bacterium DNA encoding:
- the ribE gene encoding 6,7-dimethyl-8-ribityllumazine synthase → MNTIEGHLSAQGLRFAIVASRWNDFIGSRLVEGAVDCIVRHGGDPNHISLYRCPGSFELPMVVRKVALAKQYDAVIAIGVLIRGATPHFELIAAETTKGIAQAAIDAGIPVTFGVLTTDTIEQAIERAGTKAGNKGWEAAAAAIEMANLYRHLQD